A part of Ictalurus furcatus strain D&B chromosome 8, Billie_1.0, whole genome shotgun sequence genomic DNA contains:
- the zdhhc2 gene encoding palmitoyltransferase ZDHHC2 isoform X3, with translation MGEKVVYLMAYHVSFIMFVWSYWQTIFTKPMNPLNEFHLSHTDKELLKQEDRVESQQEILRRIAKDLPISTRTTSGAIRYCDRCHLVKPDRCHHCSVCDKCILKMDHHCPWVNNCVGFSNYKFFTLFLAYSLLYCLFITATDLQYFIQFWTNGLPDTQAKFHIMFLFFAASMFSVSLASLFAYHCWLICKNRSTLEVFRAPAFLHGADKNGFSLGVSKNFCQVFGDEKKYWLLPVFSSQGDGCSFPTCLVNPDPEQPASPSGHAVKSDGEIHQFPAKPLRESQSRLLSNGQTWTESDETEEQDREGASNPAMSIEKET, from the exons ATGGGAGAGAAAG tagtTTACCTCATGGCGTATCATGTCTCCTTCATCATGTTTGTATGGTCATACTGGCAAACCATATTCACCAAACCAATGAACCCACTCAATGAG TTCCACCTGTCACACACTGACAAAGAACTGCTGAAGCAGGAGGATCGTGTTGAATCTCAACAAGAGATTCTGAGAAGAATAGCCAAGGATTTACCCATATCCACTCGCACAACGTCTGGAG CTATTCGCTACTGTGATCGGTGCCATCTGGTGAAACCTGACCGATGTCACCACTGCTCAGTCTGCGACAA GTGCATCTTGAAGATGGATCACCACTGTCCATG GGTGAACAACTGCGTGGGCTTTTCAAACTACAAgttttttacactttttcttGCATATTCGTTGCTGTACTGCCTGTTTATCACTGCGACAGACCTTCAGTACTTTATTCAGTTTTGGACT AATGGCTTGCCAGAcactcaagccaagttccatATTATGTTCCTGTTCTTTGCTGCCTCAATGTTCTCAGTCAGCCTGGCTTCACTGTTTGCTTATCACTGCTGGCTAATTTGCAAAAATAGATCTACCCTGG AAGTCTTCCGTGCACCTGCCTTCCTTCATGGAGCTGACAAAAATGGCTTCAGTCTTGGAGTAAGCAAGAACTTCTGTCAAGTCTTTGGGGATGAAAAGAAATATTGGCTTCTGCCTGTTTTTTCCAG CCAAGGCGATGGATGCTCCTTCCCCACATGTCTTGTGAACCCTGACCCAGAACAGCCTGCCTCACCATCTGGACATGCTGTCAAAAG TGATGGAGAAATCCACCAATTTCCTGCTAAACCTCTGAGAGAATCTCAAAGCCGACTGCTGAGCAATGGACAGACTTGGACTGAGAGTGACGAGACAGAGGAACAAGACCGAGaag GAGCAAGCAACCCGGCCATGAGTATAGAGAAAGAAACATAG